A segment of the Paracoccus suum genome:
TTCATCCGCATGCGGGTCGAGGCCTCGGGCGCGACCTCGGCCACCATCGGCTATCGCGGCTATCAGCACGCCAGTTGCATCAGCATCAACCATGTCGTCTGCCACGGCATTCCTGGCCCCAAGGTGCTGATCGAGGGCGACATCCTGAATATCGACGTCACAGTCATCGTTGACGGATGGTTCGGCGACAACAGCCGGATGTATGTGGCAGGCACGGCCCCGCGCAAGGCGACGCGCCTGATCGAGGTAACGCATGACGCGCTGATGCGCGGCATCGCGGCGGTCCGACCGGGCAATACCTTTGGCGATATCGGCCACGCGATCCAGGAATATGCCACCAGCCATCGCATGTCGGTGGTGCGCGATTTCTGCGGCCATGGCCTCGGCCGTGTGTTCCACGCGCCGCCGAACGTGCTGCATTTCGGCCGCCCCGGCCGCGGTGCGGTGCTGGAGGAAGGCATGTTCTTCACCATCGAGCCGATGATCAACCTCGGCCGGCCCGAGACGAAGACCCTCCCGGATGACTGGACCGCGGTCACCCGCGACCGCTCGCTGTCCGCCCAGTACGAGCATTCGATTGGCGTCACGGCGGAGGGTTGCGAGATATTCACCCTCTCGCCTGGCGGC
Coding sequences within it:
- the map gene encoding type I methionyl aminopeptidase yields the protein MLESRLTRDGIRIHAPEDFAGMRAAGHLAAQILDEVGALVRPGVSTAELDDFIRMRVEASGATSATIGYRGYQHASCISINHVVCHGIPGPKVLIEGDILNIDVTVIVDGWFGDNSRMYVAGTAPRKATRLIEVTHDALMRGIAAVRPGNTFGDIGHAIQEYATSHRMSVVRDFCGHGLGRVFHAPPNVLHFGRPGRGAVLEEGMFFTIEPMINLGRPETKTLPDDWTAVTRDRSLSAQYEHSIGVTAEGCEIFTLSPGGLYEAAFR